The Xyrauchen texanus isolate HMW12.3.18 chromosome 49, RBS_HiC_50CHRs, whole genome shotgun sequence genome contains the following window.
ctccacctccctcactagttccggctccttcccccagtgaggtgacattccacgtccccagagcaagcctttgctgcccgggtctggtccgtcgaggcccacggccttcactgccgcccatatggcagcgcacccgactcctgcggttcctccaatgggtggtgggcccaagggatgcaAGAATATATAAAGCCAGCAAAATGAATTTCCTTTTCTCTACATTTGCTAAGGGGGAAACATTTCCCCTCAATTTCCTGTCGTACATTCCCCAAACATATTAGCCTCCTACCTGATCATGACTGACTTCAATGTGCTGTTTCATTACGATCCATGTCACTGCCTCAGTAAGAGGAGGAGTAGTCAGAGAGCCTGCGTATGTCCAATAGTCATCAATGTTCTCCGGAAGAAGACATGCAGGGTCAAACTTGGTGAACTCTACCACACTGTCCTGGATGGAAAAGAACGAAGATATTACATAATGTAAAACTgttaacttttaaaagtaatttaaaactAAGAATGCTTTCAAAAGGTGTTATGCTTACAATGTAACATATATCAGCTGATTCTTGCAACAAGATTATCTGTCATCCCTCTGTTTCCAAAACATTATGCTCTGAGGTCTCAATATAAAACTCACAACAAATCTTTGAAATGTCAAGGGTCAATGTGCATTGGTGCAAAACACCATTTACATAATGCATTATGTTTTGTTGTCCTTACCTTGTGTCGGACGGCAGGCAAGGCATCCACCAATTTCTGCAGACCTTCGTGCCTCTTTCCAACCTGTGAAAGGACAAAAAACTATCAATTGCAATGGAAACTAAGATTACAGATCAAGGAACAACATGAATGGagcattaaattatttattacataAGTGTAATTTTTAATCAATCAGCTAGAATATGTAGTAGCCTGAAGAGGCAGTCAGTACCTTCAGAAAGACTCCAATAACAGCCAATCCATTGTCCTCCATTACAGCTTCTTCAAATAAACTGTACTTTTCAGAGTTCCAGTGAACAATATGGAGCTGTGAGGAAAAAGAACCCTATTATTTGAATAAGGATACCACAATCTTCCACCCTGCTGCACAAATATGTATCTGATTTGAGTGTTTTTTGATGTACATTTGCCAAACTACAATAACTTGAATCAACATCCATACAAATAGAAAGAACTCTATTCAATCTGGTATGATTAGATTAAACCAAAGAGAGGCACTACGTATGCACAATGGAGGATACATTTACAGGACTGAAACTGGGGCCTTAatgctctttctgtctctctatcacacaaacacacacaaatcaatcCCACTCAAGGAGTGCTGAGAGCCATAACATGGTCACATTCTCATACACCGGTAGCAAAGAAAATCTTGGCTTTTTGGCACAGTGAAGTCTCTTACTCACACAAACCCCTCCTTAGTTTTGCAACAGGGGTGAGATTGGTTAAAGGAGAGCAGTGCTTGTCCTGGGTTTGTACCACATGATCATCGAGGTGATCTTTCACATTACGCAATAAAAATAGAGGGTTGTTCCTAACTGTAAATGCATTGCCTGTCTGTCACAACGGAGGACAATTTCCtttttgtaaaaaattacattcagGATCAAGTAAGGCCAGAGACTTCTGAAAATATGGCTTTCATTTTGCATTCTTCATTCCCAAATAAATCCAACAAATGCATTTAATTCCTTGAGAATGGGGTAAGGGTACCTCAGCAGGGTAAAGGCGGCGATCTATCGAGTGCTCTGAGCCCCAGGCGTTGTGCTCCCCCCAATGAAAATGAAACTGACACAGTCTGAACTGATCCTCCAGCGGTCCTCCCTTTACAGCTAAAAGAGATTCATATTAGTTCACAGTTATCATGTTACAGTTTTCACAACGCAGAACAGACTGTTTCTTCTTTCattattcaaaaacaaacaaaaaagtatacAAGTATTATGTTACTCATGGCAACAGAACAAACCAAGTAAGACCAGATTACTACTTTGTCATTGCTTTGAAAATTAAGAAACAGTCAAATGTTTAACACTTTGCAGGCCTGATCCATCACATCCCCAAgttattacaaaaaaatacacataaaacttaaaggaaatgttcaccctcctgccatcacAGAtttgtgtatgacttaatttttttatgcaagtcatatttacatatttctttcttctgcagaacacaaattaagatttttagaagaatatttcagctctgtaggtccataaaatgcagttgaatgatgaccaaaactttgaagctccaaaaagcaaataaaggcagcataaaagtaattaatacgagtggttaaattaatatcttcttaaacgatattataggtgtgggtaagaaacacatttttaagtcctttttttacaataaatctccacattcaattTCACATTCAGGAAGAAGAATAGTAGGACTAaattattgacctgtttctcaccaacaactatcatatagcttcaaaagacatggattattccactggagttgtgtggattacatttatgatgcctttatgtgcttcaaagttctggccaccattcacttgcgttgtttaagaccaacagagctgagattttcttctaaaaatatttgtttctgttttgtagaagaaagaaagtcatacacatctaggatcgCATGAgtatatgggtgagtaaatgatgacaaaattctcTTTAACAATCTATTTATTATTCTCCCTTACAGATGATTTACCATAGTAACTATAGTTTCCATAAACAGCCTACTAGTTACTAAgttgccaatttttttttattatagtagCAATAACTGCAATAGCAATTACATTTCAGTGGAAAATATGGTTACcatggttattttttgtaaagtcTAGTCTACTCATTCAAAACAAGTACAGGCAACTTACTGGATTTGTCGGTTGTGTCGTCATATTCGACGAGAAAAGAGTAGCCGTTGTTCCATATCTGCTGGGAGGTCCTCGGGTCATATTGCACCTTTAGGGGTTTGAGTTGTGGGTCAAAGACGCTTTTGCGCATCACAATGTCAATGGGCGATTGTCGGTCTCCACCGGGAACAGCGAGCGGCTCCTGCCACATCGGATGCACTGGAGCGGGGAAAAAACGGTGAGGTGAAACTGGGACTGTTTCTCTCCTAGTGAGTTGCTATCTACACCAACTGTCGGCATCATAGCCAAATATAGTTATCATGCTCGTATGAAGGCCAAAAAGGCAGATAATACGtggatatgaaaaataaaaacgtgaTGCCCAGAATTGCTGTCTAGGAAGGCAGCTCTCTAAAGTTGAGACACATCAGTTAAAACAAACTGAAACCACTGTGGTTAAGAAACTACGAGAAAACGCTGTTTTAATAGTTATGCggaaatgatagatagacagacagacagacagacagacagacagacagatagatagatacttacATTTCATGGCGCACAGAGCAGCCTCATGCATCACGTTACACATTTGttttacaattaaaagtttaAACTGTAAACAGGAACCAAATAAGCCAAACCCGAGAAAAATAGCAACACTACCAGTGAGCTGTTCTTCTTGGTAGTCAAGGAAAAAGTAAGCTTCCTCATGAGACTCAATGACTCATAAAGAAACTGACATTAGGAATGTCGGGGCAAGAGCTGACTGAACTGCACAGGAAAGCAAACAGCAGAGTTTTAAGACACATTTATGAATGGGCATGCCCTTGCAACCTTTATATTACTGAGAAAACATAAAAGTTATTTCATACTGTTTAAAAGTTTGCCAATGAATCTCTTCTGACACAATATTCAAGTTAAGATTAGTCACATGCTTTTGGGTCTACAAAAGGAACTTAACCAGAATTAAATGTAAGCTGCCAAAGAAAATGTGACCAAAAGGCCTTTCATGAGATTAAAATACTACCCAAGAGCCTTTACTACAATTCCTCTGAGCCATTTATGTGGTGCAACACTAGGAGATTAAAACTGTGCCGACCCATTTTGTGGACGGCAAACACAACATGGGTTCTAACAATAACCCTcttataaaatgtcaatatgaatTTAAGGCTagtctttaaataaatgtatgattaaaatgaACGCTTGTAATGAAATGGTTTTGGGATGTTTACTCTGTTATTTTCTTTACCAAAACGTgaagctgtcaaaccacattCAGCAAAACATAAAATTGGGCCGAGTTTGTCAGTGCTACAGCGAGTAACCTGTCCTTATTCTAACTTtgatcattttatttctttacgAGAGGTTGTGTGCCTTTTCAAAGtgtataaacaaatacaatttcaaatgactTGCTTTATCTGCAGATATAACAATCTGATAAGACAAGGTCCACACAGTAGAAGTGAAAGTTATAAACAGCTACTGATTGCATGGAAAATTATAAGCACAAGCATTTACAAAGGTAAGAATAttttatattgcattatatttgagGAGGGCATTACATTGTTTCACAAAAGTGTTATAGTATGTATTATACTATTATTTTccgaaaacaattattttatccTGTCTTGGTGTTCATATCAGTAACCAGTAATCTTATCAAGAACTATCAACAGATTACATGCTCACACTTGTGTgtacagttaaaaaataaatgtaacagtaaaaaggatgggcaaggaggaagcaggaaccggttCAACAGTAAACATAAGGTttgatgatataaatgaacttaaaaccacacacatgtgcacacacacacacacacacacattggtgcagctatcataatgacagacatattgatttttatactgtacaaactatagactctattccctaaacctaaccctcacaaaaaaactttctgcatttttacattttcaataaattaagcgatttgaattatggggacactagaaatgtcctcatgaaccacatttatagcataacacccttgtaattaccagtttgttacctaaaaaaaaaaagtcctcgtaaaccacttaaatttGTCAACACGCGCACACGCGTGCAGTGCGgccgcatgcgtctctctctctcaaactggtgcctccgtctcccctttatctcgctctcctgctgatcagctgattcagtgctgaTCCATCACGGGCCGGACACGCCCTCTTCCTCGTCACATATAGATGCTTACATAGACATGATGCTTACAT
Protein-coding sequences here:
- the LOC127640098 gene encoding carbonic anhydrase 5B, mitochondrial-like isoform X2; this translates as MCNVMHEAALCAMKLHPMWQEPLAVPGGDRQSPIDIVMRKSVFDPQLKPLKVQYDPRTSQQIWNNGYSFLVEYDDTTDKSTVKGGPLEDQFRLCQFHFHWGEHNAWGSEHSIDRRLYPAELHIVHWNSEKYSLFEEAVMEDNGLAVIGVFLKVGKRHEGLQKLVDALPAVRHKDSVVEFTKFDPACLLPENIDDYWTYAGSLTTPPLTEAVTWIVMKQHIEVSHDQLAVFRSLLFTSAEEQVQRSMVNNFRVQQDLKGRTVRSSFTPFLQDPPQMEQ
- the LOC127640098 gene encoding carbonic anhydrase 5B, mitochondrial-like isoform X1: MVTLTAIVAPLGRQMFGRHLVRHIRCQRWIPARKCNLTACSSKYALKQVHPMWQEPLAVPGGDRQSPIDIVMRKSVFDPQLKPLKVQYDPRTSQQIWNNGYSFLVEYDDTTDKSTVKGGPLEDQFRLCQFHFHWGEHNAWGSEHSIDRRLYPAELHIVHWNSEKYSLFEEAVMEDNGLAVIGVFLKVGKRHEGLQKLVDALPAVRHKDSVVEFTKFDPACLLPENIDDYWTYAGSLTTPPLTEAVTWIVMKQHIEVSHDQLAVFRSLLFTSAEEQVQRSMVNNFRVQQDLKGRTVRSSFTPFLQDPPQMEQ